Proteins from a genomic interval of Bacteroidales bacterium:
- a CDS encoding RNA polymerase sigma factor produces the protein MTNYSDKELLEMYRISDTQNYAFNLIVRKYQERIYWHIRKIVISQDDADDVVQNTFLKVWGGLSHFREDSQLFTWLYRIATNEALTFLKRKRTKFLLPIIDVEQQLANTIESDPYFDGNELQAKLQKAIIKLPVKQRLVFNMKYFDEMKYEEMSRILGTSVGALKASFHHAVKKIEKFLEED, from the coding sequence ATGACCAATTACAGCGATAAGGAGTTGCTTGAAATGTATCGTATAAGCGATACTCAGAATTATGCATTTAACCTTATTGTTCGTAAGTACCAAGAAAGAATATACTGGCACATCCGCAAAATAGTTATAAGTCAAGATGATGCTGATGATGTAGTTCAGAATACTTTCCTTAAGGTTTGGGGAGGTCTTAGCCATTTCCGTGAGGATTCACAGCTTTTCACATGGCTATATCGAATAGCTACAAACGAAGCTTTAACATTCTTAAAAAGGAAAAGAACAAAATTTTTACTCCCAATTATTGATGTTGAACAACAACTTGCAAACACTATAGAGAGTGATCCATATTTCGATGGCAATGAGCTACAAGCAAAGCTACAGAAGGCAATTATTAAACTTCCTGTAAAACAACGATTAGTTTTTAATATGAAATACTTTGATGAAATGAAATACGAGGAAATGTCTAGAATCCTAGGAACATCTGTAGGTGCTCTTAAGGCATCGTTTCATCATGCAGTAAAAAAAATTGAAAAATTTCTTGAAGAGGATTAA
- a CDS encoding DUF1987 domain-containing protein: MSGIDVIDGIAEGVIVLDDIYIPGTKQTPEIICKYKSGEVAFKGNFISSNPSEFIEPIQNWLYAFAKAKKATTLTIVFHLTYLNGSSGKSLCKLFQQVEAIQDSGINVDVQLFYEDDDIDMFDWCKEMKNSYHLPFSLSKVN, encoded by the coding sequence ATGTCGGGTATAGATGTTATCGATGGAATTGCGGAGGGTGTAATTGTGCTGGACGATATTTATATTCCTGGCACAAAACAAACGCCTGAAATTATATGCAAGTATAAATCTGGGGAGGTTGCCTTTAAAGGAAACTTTATCTCAAGTAATCCCAGTGAATTTATTGAGCCTATCCAGAATTGGCTTTATGCTTTTGCTAAAGCCAAAAAGGCAACTACTCTTACTATAGTCTTTCACCTAACATACCTTAATGGCAGTTCAGGAAAATCGCTGTGTAAGTTATTTCAACAAGTTGAGGCAATTCAGGACTCAGGAATAAATGTCGATGTACAACTTTTTTATGAGGACGATGATATTGACATGTTCGATTGGTGCAAGGAAATGAAAAACAGCTATCATCTTCCATTTAGCCTCTCAAAGGTTAATTAA
- a CDS encoding transketolase — MADIQKLKTIAAQVRRDVIRMVHKPASGHPGGSLGCADFFTALYFDTLSIDPKNFTMDGKGEDVFFLSNGHLSAVWYSVLARKGFFEVNELNTFRILNTRLQGHPTTAEHLPGIRIASGSLGQGLSVACGAALAKKLNGDNHLVYTLHGDGELQEGQIWEAALFAAAKKIDNIISTIDYNGKQIDGPVDEVVSLGDLKAKWLAFGWDVVEMNGNVMEEVVKGFTEAKSRTGKGKPVVIIMKTEMGMGVDFMMGTHKWHGKAPNDEEFSRAMAQLPETIGDF; from the coding sequence ATGGCTGATATTCAAAAATTAAAAACAATTGCAGCACAAGTTCGCAGAGATGTAATTCGCATGGTTCATAAACCAGCAAGTGGACACCCAGGAGGCTCACTCGGTTGTGCTGATTTTTTTACCGCTCTATATTTTGACACTTTAAGTATCGATCCCAAAAACTTTACGATGGATGGCAAAGGTGAGGATGTTTTCTTCCTCTCAAATGGACATCTCTCTGCTGTTTGGTATAGTGTTTTGGCTCGTAAAGGTTTTTTTGAAGTTAATGAACTAAATACATTTCGCATACTAAATACTCGATTACAAGGACATCCAACAACGGCTGAACATTTACCCGGTATCAGAATTGCATCTGGTTCTTTAGGCCAAGGGCTTTCTGTTGCCTGTGGTGCTGCTTTAGCGAAAAAACTAAATGGTGACAATCATCTTGTTTATACCTTACACGGTGATGGTGAATTACAAGAAGGTCAAATTTGGGAAGCAGCACTATTTGCAGCAGCAAAAAAAATCGATAACATTATATCTACCATTGATTACAACGGAAAACAAATTGATGGGCCTGTGGATGAGGTAGTATCACTTGGAGATCTTAAGGCTAAATGGCTTGCCTTTGGTTGGGATGTTGTTGAAATGAATGGTAATGTCATGGAGGAGGTAGTTAAAGGTTTTACCGAAGCAAAATCAAGAACCGGTAAAGGAAAACCAGTTGTTATTATCATGAAAACAGAAATGGGAATGGGTGTTGATTTTATGATGGGAACCCATAAATGGCATGGCAAAGCACCAAATGATGAGGAGTTTTCACGAGCCATGGCTCAACTTCCTGAAACAATTGGCGACTTTTAG
- a CDS encoding DUF4105 domain-containing protein: protein MKIDRVLQRIILPLFCILLSLEGSAKRYEINLSDSSRISLLTCSPGNELYSIFGHSAIRVSDPMRNLDIVFNYGTFDFFDPNFYPNFVRGRLKYILSVSPYREFKQSYVEEGRWIWEQRLNINLNEKQHLFDSLLINYRPENRYYPYDFFGDNCATRIRDIFVKTIPREITFDYSSFEKGKSFRQLLMPNLIHSHWAKLGINLLLGLPADRVASSWEYMYLPEHLQAAFQHSSLLSDSVKQPFAQQPKVLLEGKQFSDQNIWGTPLQVSLVILLIAAFLSYRDLKSGVKDLWFDRILLILFGLLGVLFTFLWAGTAHRSMVWNFNLLWANPFHLIAVFFLSVKKTRQWMRTYLSVNLIVLIALLITWPFLPQALPWVIYPVVLAMAMRLFVIIQLPHWLEKIIWRR, encoded by the coding sequence ATGAAAATTGATAGAGTACTACAGCGAATAATTTTGCCACTATTTTGTATTCTATTATCCCTGGAAGGTAGTGCGAAAAGATATGAGATTAACCTCTCGGATAGTTCTAGAATAAGCCTTTTAACTTGCTCCCCAGGCAATGAACTTTATTCGATTTTTGGACATAGTGCTATTCGTGTGTCTGATCCGATGCGCAACCTTGATATTGTTTTTAACTATGGAACTTTTGATTTTTTCGATCCCAATTTTTATCCCAATTTTGTGAGAGGACGTTTGAAATATATCCTATCTGTTTCGCCCTATCGGGAGTTTAAACAGAGCTACGTTGAAGAAGGGCGTTGGATTTGGGAACAAAGACTCAATATTAATTTGAATGAGAAGCAGCACTTATTCGATTCGTTATTAATTAACTATAGACCAGAGAATCGATACTATCCTTATGATTTCTTTGGCGACAATTGTGCAACACGAATCAGGGATATCTTTGTAAAAACAATTCCACGTGAAATTACTTTTGATTATAGTTCTTTTGAAAAAGGGAAGAGTTTTAGGCAACTTTTAATGCCTAATTTAATTCATTCACACTGGGCAAAACTTGGAATTAATCTTTTACTGGGCCTGCCAGCAGATAGGGTGGCTTCATCATGGGAATATATGTACCTGCCGGAACATTTGCAGGCTGCTTTTCAGCACTCTTCGCTTTTATCCGATTCAGTTAAGCAACCATTCGCTCAACAACCCAAAGTTCTATTGGAGGGAAAACAATTTTCTGATCAAAATATATGGGGAACTCCGTTGCAAGTATCTCTGGTAATACTTCTGATAGCTGCTTTTTTATCGTATAGGGATCTCAAGAGCGGTGTTAAAGATCTTTGGTTTGACAGAATACTTCTGATTCTCTTCGGATTACTGGGTGTGCTTTTTACATTCCTTTGGGCAGGAACTGCGCATCGCTCAATGGTTTGGAATTTTAACCTTCTATGGGCAAATCCATTCCACTTAATAGCCGTTTTCTTTCTATCGGTAAAAAAAACCAGGCAATGGATGCGAACGTATTTAAGCGTTAATCTAATTGTATTAATAGCATTACTGATTACTTGGCCATTTTTACCACAGGCTCTACCTTGGGTAATCTACCCTGTGGTTTTGGCAATGGCAATGAGGTTGTTTGTTATCATTCAATTACCTCATTGGTTGGAGAAAATAATTTGGAGACGCTAA
- a CDS encoding response regulator: MNLAHKLLKISSFNLEGKCEKDTFFKLIQFNFSSLVIIVFFVIQSFFAILFLDSILLMLVSVLTAFIISINLNLAVKRKNTIGLDTFTTVISGIGLLISVFYCNMGVVGSLLFGLFPFLTISMLGFNKGTYFSIAFGILCFLVFFIPLQINTSYNQPLSYKLYFTISYFAAIILANLFEAIKVKTMQNSEMEVLNEKNANKLNEEFIAKLSHQIRTPLNNIMVISNILSGSELDDKQRDMIDTIQASTNNLVNVLNSMVEISNIDIRENSDFNINFNLQTTINNTLNLFTSQSFNNISFNYKIDENLPKNYFGDPVKIKQVFLNIIENIIKNKSSNKIHLDIKIGKSKESQELIELYFELKSNKPIILPVNENHNQFIVNETTYTSTSSQIYIELLDLNISQKLIESNGGKLSISLTSESAIFNFPYSLKKNIDVIDERQVEPKEESIVKDKHQARASIELENASVLLVEDNLINQKIVILSLKKLVKNIEIANNGKEALDKFGTSKYDIILMDIQMPILNGIVATKKIREIEASTNSHTPIIAITANALLGDKEECIEAGMDEYISKPFQIEVLIQKMKSLLK; the protein is encoded by the coding sequence ATGAATTTAGCCCATAAACTGCTAAAAATTTCTTCTTTCAACCTAGAGGGAAAATGCGAAAAAGACACCTTTTTTAAGTTGATTCAATTTAACTTCTCAAGCCTTGTTATAATTGTTTTCTTTGTAATTCAGTCTTTTTTTGCAATTCTTTTCCTTGACAGTATTTTATTGATGCTAGTCTCAGTACTCACAGCCTTTATAATATCTATTAACTTAAATCTTGCTGTCAAAAGGAAGAATACTATTGGTCTTGATACATTTACCACGGTAATTAGCGGAATTGGACTACTTATTTCCGTTTTTTATTGCAACATGGGAGTAGTTGGATCTTTGCTATTTGGACTATTTCCTTTTTTAACCATTTCAATGCTTGGGTTTAATAAAGGGACTTATTTTTCAATTGCTTTCGGCATCCTATGTTTCCTCGTTTTTTTCATTCCATTGCAAATCAACACCTCATACAACCAACCTTTATCATACAAGTTGTACTTTACTATTTCTTACTTTGCGGCAATTATACTTGCAAATCTTTTTGAAGCGATTAAAGTTAAAACGATGCAAAACTCTGAAATGGAGGTTTTAAATGAAAAAAACGCAAATAAGCTAAATGAAGAATTTATAGCTAAACTATCTCACCAGATCCGTACCCCTTTAAACAATATCATGGTCATCTCAAACATCCTCTCTGGTTCTGAACTTGATGATAAACAAAGGGATATGATCGATACTATTCAAGCCTCAACTAATAATCTGGTAAATGTTTTAAATAGCATGGTTGAAATATCTAATATAGATATAAGAGAGAATAGTGACTTCAATATCAATTTCAACCTTCAAACAACTATTAACAATACACTAAACCTCTTCACATCACAAAGCTTCAATAATATATCCTTTAACTATAAAATTGATGAAAATTTACCCAAAAACTACTTTGGGGATCCAGTTAAAATCAAACAAGTTTTCCTTAATATTATTGAGAATATCATCAAGAACAAGAGTAGTAACAAAATACATCTTGATATTAAGATTGGGAAGAGTAAAGAAAGTCAGGAACTTATTGAACTATATTTTGAACTTAAGAGCAATAAACCAATAATACTCCCAGTCAATGAGAATCATAACCAATTCATTGTAAATGAAACAACTTACACATCAACAAGTTCCCAAATATACATTGAATTACTTGATTTAAATATTTCTCAAAAATTGATTGAGAGTAATGGCGGTAAACTAAGTATTTCGCTAACATCGGAAAGTGCTATTTTTAATTTTCCGTATAGTCTCAAAAAAAACATCGATGTTATTGATGAAAGACAGGTAGAGCCCAAGGAAGAAAGCATTGTAAAGGACAAACACCAAGCTCGGGCATCAATAGAACTTGAAAATGCCAGCGTATTGTTGGTTGAAGACAACCTCATAAACCAGAAAATTGTAATTCTTAGTCTGAAAAAATTGGTTAAGAATATAGAGATAGCGAATAACGGTAAAGAAGCACTTGATAAATTCGGCACAAGTAAATATGATATTATTCTAATGGACATTCAAATGCCAATCTTAAATGGCATTGTAGCTACAAAAAAAATTAGAGAAATTGAAGCAAGCACAAATTCGCATACGCCAATAATTGCTATTACTGCAAATGCTTTGCTTGGGGATAAAGAAGAATGTATTGAAGCTGGCATGGATGAGTATATCAGTAAACCTTTCCAAATTGAAGTGCTGATTCAAAAAATGAAAAGTCTACTTAAGTAA
- a CDS encoding transketolase family protein encodes MKKIISTGNKDTRSGFGAGLHELGKKNPNVVALCADLIGSLKMEEFAKEFPNRFFQTGIAEANMIGLAAGLTIGGKIPFTGTFASFSTGRVYDQIRQSIAYSNKNVKICASHAGITLGEDGATHQIMEDIGLMKMLPNMTVINPADYNQTKAATLAIAEMNGPVYLRFGRPVVPIFTSPDEPFIIGKAITMIEGTDVSIFATGHLLWKAIEAAEILDQQGIHAEVINIHTIKPLDDDAILKSVLKTGCAVSAEEHMMNGGLGDSIAQLLSRKLPRPLEMVAVNDKFGESGKPEELLKKFGLDTPDIVEAVKKVLSRK; translated from the coding sequence ATGAAGAAGATAATTTCAACTGGTAATAAAGATACTCGTTCGGGCTTTGGTGCAGGTCTTCATGAACTTGGCAAAAAGAATCCTAACGTTGTTGCTCTATGCGCAGATCTTATTGGCTCTTTAAAAATGGAGGAATTCGCAAAAGAATTTCCAAATCGTTTCTTTCAAACCGGAATTGCCGAAGCCAATATGATAGGTTTAGCCGCAGGGTTGACAATTGGAGGAAAAATCCCTTTTACAGGAACCTTTGCTTCCTTTTCAACAGGTAGGGTTTACGATCAGATTAGACAAAGCATTGCCTATTCCAATAAAAACGTCAAGATTTGTGCATCTCACGCTGGTATTACCCTTGGTGAGGATGGAGCAACCCACCAAATTATGGAGGACATTGGGTTGATGAAAATGCTCCCAAACATGACAGTCATTAATCCCGCTGATTACAATCAAACTAAAGCCGCAACACTTGCTATTGCTGAAATGAATGGTCCTGTTTATCTTCGATTCGGGCGACCTGTTGTTCCAATTTTCACATCCCCAGACGAACCTTTCATTATTGGCAAGGCAATAACAATGATTGAGGGTACTGATGTTTCGATATTTGCAACCGGTCACCTCCTATGGAAAGCAATAGAGGCCGCTGAAATTCTTGATCAGCAAGGAATTCATGCAGAAGTTATCAATATTCATACGATAAAGCCATTAGACGATGACGCAATCCTAAAATCTGTTCTAAAAACAGGTTGCGCTGTATCAGCCGAGGAGCATATGATGAATGGGGGTTTAGGTGATAGTATTGCTCAATTACTCTCACGCAAACTTCCTCGACCACTCGAAATGGTTGCCGTTAACGATAAGTTTGGGGAAAGTGGGAAGCCTGAAGAATTACTCAAGAAATTTGGGCTCGATACCCCAGATATAGTAGAGGCTGTTAAAAAAGTTCTGTCTCGTAAATAG
- a CDS encoding methylglyoxal synthase — MKNIAVIAHDAKKPELVRFLQEHKDWLPGVNLLATGRTAEFVESQGLNCKHLSPGVSGGYNQITEMIGRKEIDIVIFLRDHKVVQQHHEDIRNLLEACNTHNIPLATNYASAELIILGLIKKEATERVQRNK; from the coding sequence ATGAAAAATATTGCAGTAATTGCACATGATGCAAAGAAACCAGAACTGGTTAGATTTTTACAGGAACATAAAGATTGGCTACCAGGTGTAAACCTATTAGCAACTGGACGTACAGCAGAATTTGTAGAATCACAGGGTCTAAATTGTAAACATCTTAGCCCTGGTGTTTCAGGAGGATACAACCAGATAACTGAAATGATTGGACGGAAAGAGATTGATATCGTTATTTTTCTTCGTGACCATAAAGTTGTTCAGCAGCATCATGAAGATATTCGCAACCTTCTTGAAGCTTGTAATACTCATAATATCCCCCTTGCTACTAACTATGCAAGTGCAGAACTGATAATCCTTGGCTTAATCAAAAAAGAAGCTACTGAAAGAGTGCAAAGAAACAAGTAG
- a CDS encoding aldehyde dehydrogenase family protein: protein MIMEKHSPYIGGKFKTTDHTFFVSNPFNNEILAEVYLAGKAELEEAIISAQKIQDELRYLPSYKKYSILMDIAQKMKDKRDLLATTLCLEAAKPIKYALSEVDRAIQTFVIAAEECKRLPSEYIQIDWTPAGEGKEGVVKYFPVGLVAGISPFNFPLNLTAHKLAPAIASGCPIILKPARSTPLSALLLAKIIDSTDLPKGALSILPMDRESGNQLVTDERFALLTFTGSPQVGWEMKNQAGKKRVVLELGGNAGLIVTETTNLDKAVQKCVNGAFSYSGQVCIHTQRIYIHQSIFDGFTKKFVEITSLLKTGDPLDSNTDVSSMIDEENAIRVEEWISEAVKDGAKLIYGGKRKDTFVEPTIITNTKRDMKICAMEVFGPVVVIESYTDFQNAIDEINYTEFGLQAGVFTNLLHEQNHAFNELKVGGVIINDVPTFRVDHMPYGGIKNSGYGREGVKYAIYDMLEPKLLVRNYI from the coding sequence ATGATAATGGAAAAGCATAGCCCTTATATCGGCGGGAAATTCAAAACAACAGATCATACCTTTTTTGTAAGCAACCCTTTTAACAATGAGATTTTAGCAGAAGTATACCTTGCCGGTAAAGCAGAACTTGAAGAAGCAATAATATCAGCCCAAAAGATTCAAGATGAATTAAGATATCTTCCATCGTATAAAAAGTACTCTATTCTAATGGATATTGCACAAAAGATGAAAGATAAAAGAGATTTACTCGCAACAACACTTTGCCTTGAGGCAGCAAAACCCATAAAATATGCACTTAGTGAAGTTGATCGAGCTATTCAGACCTTCGTTATTGCTGCCGAGGAATGCAAGAGGCTGCCATCGGAGTATATTCAAATAGACTGGACTCCAGCGGGCGAAGGGAAAGAGGGCGTTGTAAAATACTTTCCTGTTGGGTTGGTTGCTGGTATATCACCTTTTAATTTCCCCTTAAATCTCACCGCTCATAAACTGGCTCCAGCAATTGCGTCAGGTTGTCCAATTATTTTAAAACCAGCACGCTCTACCCCTTTATCTGCATTACTACTTGCAAAAATTATTGATTCAACTGATCTACCCAAAGGGGCATTATCAATCCTTCCGATGGATCGAGAATCTGGCAATCAACTTGTTACCGACGAGCGTTTTGCATTACTAACCTTTACAGGTTCACCCCAAGTTGGTTGGGAAATGAAAAATCAGGCTGGTAAAAAACGGGTTGTCTTGGAACTTGGAGGCAATGCAGGTTTAATTGTTACTGAAACAACAAACTTAGATAAAGCAGTTCAAAAATGTGTGAATGGAGCGTTCTCATACTCAGGGCAAGTGTGTATACATACACAAAGAATATACATTCATCAATCCATATTTGATGGTTTTACAAAAAAATTTGTTGAGATAACCAGTCTTCTCAAAACAGGAGATCCATTGGATTCAAATACTGATGTTTCATCAATGATTGATGAGGAAAATGCAATTCGAGTTGAGGAATGGATAAGCGAGGCCGTTAAAGATGGAGCAAAACTTATTTATGGAGGAAAACGAAAAGATACTTTTGTGGAACCCACAATTATTACAAACACAAAGAGGGATATGAAGATTTGCGCCATGGAAGTATTTGGTCCTGTCGTAGTTATTGAATCGTATACTGATTTTCAAAATGCGATTGATGAGATAAACTACACTGAGTTTGGGCTACAAGCAGGTGTTTTTACAAATTTGCTTCATGAACAAAACCATGCCTTCAATGAACTTAAGGTTGGCGGAGTAATTATAAATGATGTGCCAACTTTTAGGGTGGATCATATGCCCTACGGAGGAATTAAAAACTCAGGATATGGACGCGAAGGTGTGAAATACGCAATTTATGATATGCTTGAGCCAAAATTGCTAGTTAGAAATTATATCTAA
- a CDS encoding LysE family transporter: protein MAFTLLLKGIMIGLLVSIPLGPIGVICIQRTINKGRLSGFFSGIGAASADTIFAAIAGFSLTFIINFIEEKQRILEVIGGIIIILLGIKTFYTNPVNQLKRHKKKKNKLIEDFISVLLLTVTNPFAIFLFVGMFAALGLAYNGENMALSLITIGGVFLGGTLWWFTLSSLVNMFRDKFRLKQLLWINKIAGAVIFILGFLALVNVARILFFKS from the coding sequence ATGGCTTTTACACTTTTACTAAAAGGAATAATGATTGGCTTGTTGGTTTCGATTCCCCTCGGACCAATAGGGGTAATTTGCATTCAGCGTACAATTAACAAAGGCCGCTTAAGCGGTTTTTTTTCGGGAATTGGAGCAGCGTCAGCAGATACAATTTTTGCAGCCATTGCAGGTTTTAGCCTTACTTTTATCATCAATTTCATTGAAGAGAAACAAAGAATCCTAGAGGTTATTGGCGGCATAATAATTATTCTTTTAGGAATTAAAACCTTTTATACAAACCCTGTAAATCAACTAAAACGTCACAAAAAGAAAAAGAATAAACTGATTGAAGATTTTATATCTGTATTACTACTAACCGTTACCAATCCCTTTGCCATTTTTCTTTTTGTAGGGATGTTTGCTGCTCTCGGGCTGGCTTACAATGGCGAAAATATGGCACTTTCATTAATAACCATAGGGGGAGTCTTTCTTGGTGGCACTTTATGGTGGTTTACATTAAGTTCATTGGTTAACATGTTCCGAGATAAATTCCGTTTAAAACAGCTTTTATGGATAAATAAAATTGCAGGGGCAGTAATTTTCATTCTTGGGTTTTTAGCATTAGTGAATGTGGCAAGAATTCTTTTCTTTAAAAGCTAA
- a CDS encoding thioredoxin fold domain-containing protein: protein MKRYLLHFFATIVLIACSASINAQVEDPVTWNFKAIKVEGKKYEITINASIEQGWHLYSISLPEGGPIATTFTFKQSPDFKLDGKVKEITKTTKEHDEIFDLDLSFFSKEATFSQMVELNNVETTNIEGNIEYQACFSDKCIYLEKDFSVKVGNGEPQKIEVQQQKTPEKNENSSLWYIFFYALGWGLLGLLTPCVYPMIPMTVSFFLNNESGRLRSIINALVFGLSIIAIYTSIGLLVSLFGLSPNFATVLTSHWIPNIIFFLLFIVFAASFFGLFEITLPSSLTTKTDSKVEKGGFVGSFFMALTLILVSLSCVGPILGNVLIEASRGLGLRPIIGMLGFSIAFALPFTIFAIFPSLLKGLPKSGGWLNSVKVVLAFFMLAFSLKFLMIIDDTYHFGLLGRDVYIAIWISIFTLMGFYLLGKIKFQHDSDLKHVGVFRLLLAIASFAFVVYLIPGMIGAPLKSISGLLPPQASHSFDLMTMINKSKTVSSAKVDDKASLCETPKYADILHLPYGLDGYFSYSQALACARTQKKPLFIDFVGHSCSNCKEMESKVWSDPRVLEKLRNDYVIVALYIDERLELPESEWFTSKKDGKVKKTIGKQNADMQINRFNINGQPYYVLLDGNEKPLVEPRGYNLDIEAYIKFLDSGIEEYKKRSNSLQ from the coding sequence ATGAAAAGATATCTACTGCATTTTTTTGCAACTATAGTACTAATAGCCTGTTCTGCTAGTATTAATGCGCAAGTTGAAGATCCTGTAACTTGGAATTTTAAAGCAATAAAAGTTGAAGGAAAAAAATACGAAATAACTATCAATGCATCTATTGAACAGGGTTGGCATCTTTACTCGATATCTCTTCCAGAAGGAGGTCCCATTGCAACTACATTCACCTTTAAGCAATCACCCGACTTTAAACTCGACGGTAAAGTAAAGGAGATAACCAAGACCACCAAAGAACATGATGAAATATTTGACCTTGATTTATCTTTTTTCTCAAAAGAGGCAACCTTTAGCCAAATGGTTGAACTCAATAATGTTGAAACAACTAATATTGAAGGCAATATTGAGTATCAAGCTTGCTTCTCGGATAAATGTATCTACCTTGAGAAAGATTTTTCGGTAAAAGTGGGTAATGGAGAGCCTCAAAAGATAGAAGTTCAGCAGCAAAAAACACCTGAAAAAAACGAGAATTCTTCTCTTTGGTATATATTCTTTTACGCTTTAGGATGGGGTCTATTGGGATTATTAACGCCCTGTGTTTATCCAATGATACCAATGACCGTTTCATTCTTTCTAAATAATGAATCGGGTCGTTTAAGATCTATTATCAATGCTCTTGTCTTTGGCCTTTCAATTATTGCCATATATACTTCAATTGGATTATTAGTTTCGCTATTTGGTCTTAGCCCAAATTTCGCAACCGTTCTTACCTCACACTGGATTCCTAATATTATTTTCTTTCTGCTTTTTATAGTATTTGCAGCATCGTTCTTTGGTTTATTTGAAATTACTTTACCAAGTAGCTTAACAACAAAAACCGATAGTAAAGTTGAAAAAGGAGGATTTGTAGGTTCATTTTTCATGGCCTTAACACTAATATTAGTTAGTTTATCTTGTGTTGGACCAATATTAGGAAACGTATTGATAGAGGCTTCACGAGGTTTAGGTTTAAGGCCTATTATAGGAATGCTTGGATTCTCAATTGCATTTGCTTTACCATTTACCATTTTTGCCATTTTTCCATCATTACTTAAGGGATTACCTAAATCTGGGGGATGGTTGAATTCGGTAAAAGTTGTTCTTGCATTTTTCATGTTAGCCTTTAGTTTGAAATTCTTAATGATAATAGACGATACGTATCATTTTGGCTTATTGGGTCGCGATGTTTACATAGCTATCTGGATTTCAATTTTCACCTTAATGGGTTTCTATTTGCTTGGTAAAATCAAATTTCAGCACGACTCAGATCTTAAGCACGTGGGCGTTTTTAGGCTTCTTTTAGCAATTGCGTCCTTTGCATTTGTTGTTTACCTAATTCCTGGCATGATTGGAGCACCCCTTAAATCTATATCAGGATTACTTCCTCCTCAGGCAAGTCATAGTTTTGACCTGATGACAATGATAAATAAATCAAAAACCGTTTCGAGTGCTAAAGTTGACGATAAAGCATCGTTATGTGAAACACCAAAATATGCAGATATCCTCCATCTACCTTATGGTTTGGATGGTTATTTTAGCTACAGTCAAGCACTAGCCTGTGCACGAACACAAAAAAAACCTCTATTTATTGATTTTGTGGGTCATTCATGTTCCAACTGCAAAGAAATGGAATCAAAGGTTTGGAGCGATCCTCGTGTATTAGAAAAGCTAAGGAATGATTATGTTATTGTTGCCCTATATATCGATGAAAGATTAGAACTCCCCGAAAGCGAATGGTTTACATCAAAGAAAGACGGCAAGGTAAAAAAGACCATTGGCAAGCAGAATGCGGACATGCAGATAAACCGTTTCAATATCAATGGGCAACCTTATTATGTTCTACTAGATGGGAACGAAAAACCTTTAGTAGAACCTAGAGGATACAATCTCGATATTGAAGCATATATTAAGTTTCTCGATAGCGGGATTGAAGAGTATAAAAAGAGAAGCAATAGTTTACAGTAA